The Fusobacterium sp. SYSU M8D902 genome has a segment encoding these proteins:
- a CDS encoding AMP-binding protein, with translation MKFIYDRNKTAVIFGEKEYSYRDIIRRIKYYSTMLNVTEGRVVVTMENRPEMICSIFAVWDRDNTAVVLDSGYTGEQFAYAFSDSEPSYIFTSKKIYERVKEGVELSKREIEIITVDDIVVPEDFEPNSYEVDIADMEKIALLLYTSGTTGNPKGVMLTFNNIESNIKAVREIELVNDKDRVLAILPYHHILPLNLTMLMPMYFGTFLVILEELSSEALKTALKKHKISVIIGVPRVWEMLHKAIMGKITKSYVINKLFNLCKKVDSLALSKKVFKKVSDELGGSMRVLVSGGAKLDADISANFKALGLPIIEGYGLTETSPIIAFNRPNNNVIGSVGQLIPDIEVKIAEDEEILVKGANVMKGYYKNPKATSEAIDSDGWFHTGDLGKFEKDSLFIIGRKKEMIVLSNGKNINPGDIESSILKETDLVKEIAIMEYNNHLMAVVYPDFDLIKQRKIANIKETLKWEIIDKYNVTAPKYRKILEVKVVKEELPKTKLGKIRRFMLKDFLNKADENVKENKEIKKESATIPEDISLQYRKLKKYIEESFNVEVEPQFHLELDLGLDSLDIVEILSFIESSFGVKINEEEFSNLKNILDIAKFIKEQGGEFHEENIDWKSILNQDIDLELPSSSFMTRFTKLILKPIFALYFRLRKLDTEKIGEAPSIYVGNHQSFLDALIFNQAMPNKKLKDTYFIAVATHFDTPMRRYLADKGNIIIIDINKNLKETLQISAKVLREGKNLVIFPEGARTRDGELQEFKKTFAILSKELNIPVIPFGIRGAYESMPYGSKMPKSSPIDIKFFDEIEPEELTVDEIVNDARKDINDWLKES, from the coding sequence ATGAAGTTTATATATGATAGGAATAAGACCGCTGTAATATTTGGAGAGAAGGAGTATAGTTACAGAGATATTATTCGTAGAATAAAGTATTACTCAACAATGTTGAATGTTACAGAGGGAAGAGTTGTAGTTACAATGGAGAATAGACCTGAGATGATCTGTTCTATTTTTGCAGTGTGGGATAGGGATAATACAGCAGTAGTTCTAGATTCAGGATATACTGGTGAACAGTTTGCCTATGCATTTTCAGACTCTGAACCTAGTTATATATTTACATCTAAAAAAATATATGAGAGAGTTAAAGAGGGAGTTGAACTTTCTAAGAGAGAGATAGAGATAATTACAGTTGATGATATAGTTGTTCCAGAGGATTTTGAACCAAATAGTTATGAGGTGGATATAGCAGATATGGAGAAAATAGCACTATTGCTATACACTTCAGGGACAACAGGAAATCCTAAAGGTGTAATGTTAACTTTTAATAATATTGAATCAAATATTAAGGCTGTAAGAGAGATAGAATTGGTAAATGATAAAGATAGAGTACTGGCAATACTTCCATATCACCACATACTACCATTGAACTTGACAATGCTTATGCCTATGTATTTTGGGACATTCTTGGTAATATTGGAGGAGTTATCTTCCGAGGCGTTAAAAACAGCTTTGAAGAAACACAAGATAAGTGTAATAATAGGTGTTCCAAGAGTATGGGAGATGTTGCATAAGGCGATAATGGGAAAAATAACTAAGAGCTATGTAATCAATAAATTGTTTAATTTATGTAAAAAAGTGGACAGTTTAGCTTTGAGTAAAAAGGTATTTAAAAAGGTTTCAGATGAGCTAGGTGGCTCAATGAGAGTATTAGTATCAGGTGGAGCAAAGCTTGATGCAGATATTTCAGCTAATTTCAAAGCATTAGGATTACCAATAATAGAGGGATATGGACTTACTGAAACATCTCCTATAATAGCTTTTAATCGTCCAAATAACAATGTTATTGGTTCTGTTGGACAATTGATTCCAGATATTGAGGTTAAAATAGCAGAAGATGAGGAGATATTAGTAAAGGGAGCCAATGTAATGAAGGGTTACTATAAGAACCCAAAAGCAACATCTGAGGCTATTGATAGTGATGGTTGGTTCCACACAGGAGATTTAGGAAAATTTGAAAAGGATTCTCTATTCATAATTGGAAGAAAGAAAGAGATGATAGTTTTATCTAATGGAAAAAATATAAATCCAGGAGATATAGAATCCTCTATATTAAAGGAAACAGATTTGGTAAAAGAGATAGCTATAATGGAGTATAACAACCATTTAATGGCTGTTGTATACCCAGATTTTGATCTGATAAAGCAGAGAAAGATAGCTAATATCAAAGAGACTTTAAAATGGGAGATCATTGATAAATACAATGTAACTGCCCCAAAATATAGAAAAATATTGGAAGTTAAAGTAGTAAAAGAGGAGTTACCTAAGACTAAGCTTGGAAAAATTAGAAGATTTATGTTGAAAGATTTTCTTAATAAGGCTGATGAAAATGTAAAAGAGAACAAGGAGATAAAGAAAGAGAGTGCTACTATTCCAGAAGATATAAGTTTACAGTATAGAAAGCTAAAAAAATATATTGAAGAGAGCTTCAATGTTGAGGTAGAACCACAGTTTCACCTAGAATTAGATTTAGGTTTGGACTCTTTAGATATAGTTGAAATTCTTTCATTTATAGAGTCAAGTTTTGGTGTAAAGATAAATGAAGAGGAGTTTAGTAACCTAAAAAATATTTTAGATATAGCTAAATTTATAAAGGAGCAAGGTGGAGAGTTCCACGAGGAAAATATAGATTGGAAGAGCATTCTAAATCAAGATATAGATCTAGAGCTACCTAGTTCAAGTTTTATGACAAGATTTACAAAGTTAATATTAAAACCAATATTTGCTCTATATTTCCGTCTACGTAAATTGGATACAGAGAAGATTGGAGAAGCACCAAGTATCTATGTAGGAAATCACCAAAGTTTCCTAGATGCTTTAATATTTAACCAAGCTATGCCAAATAAAAAATTGAAAGATACATATTTTATAGCTGTGGCAACACACTTTGATACACCTATGAGAAGATATTTAGCTGATAAAGGAAATATCATAATAATAGATATAAATAAAAATCTGAAGGAGACTTTACAAATATCAGCTAAAGTATTGAGAGAGGGTAAAAATTTAGTTATTTTCCCAGAGGGAGCTAGAACTAGAGATGGAGAGTTACAAGAGTTTAAGAAGACATTTGCAATTTTATCAAAAGAGCTAAATATTCCTGTTATTCCTTTTGGAATAAGAGGAGCTTATGAGTCTATGCCATATGGAAGTAAGATGCCAAAATCGTCACCAATAGATATTAAATTCTTTGATGAGATAGAGCCAGAGGAACTAACTGTTGATGAGATAGTAAATGATGCTAGAAAAGATATAAACGACTGGTTAAAAGAGAGTTAA
- the rpe gene encoding ribulose-phosphate 3-epimerase, whose translation MSNIKIAPSILSADFSKLGEEIIAIDKAGADYVHIDVMDGIFVPNITFGAPVIKAIRNKTELVFDVHLMIDKPERYIEDFVKAGADLITVHAESTIHLHRVIQQIKSFGIKAAVSLNPATPVDVLKYIIDELDMVLVMSVNPGFGGQKFIESSIQKIKDVRALSKDIDIQVDGGITDATIGRCIEAGANIFVAGSYVFSGDYKERIENLKRG comes from the coding sequence ATGAGTAATATAAAAATAGCTCCTTCTATATTATCTGCTGATTTCAGCAAATTAGGAGAAGAGATTATAGCAATTGATAAGGCTGGTGCAGATTATGTACACATTGACGTTATGGACGGGATTTTTGTTCCTAACATCACTTTTGGTGCTCCTGTTATAAAAGCTATTAGAAATAAAACTGAATTAGTTTTTGATGTTCATTTAATGATAGATAAACCTGAAAGATATATTGAGGATTTTGTTAAGGCTGGTGCTGATCTAATTACTGTTCATGCTGAGTCAACTATACATCTACACAGAGTTATTCAACAGATTAAATCATTTGGAATTAAAGCTGCTGTTTCTTTAAATCCTGCAACTCCTGTTGATGTTCTTAAATATATAATTGATGAATTAGATATGGTTCTTGTTATGAGTGTTAACCCTGGATTTGGTGGACAAAAATTTATAGAGAGTTCTATACAAAAAATAAAAGATGTTAGAGCTTTGAGCAAAGATATTGATATCCAAGTAGATGGGGGAATTACTGATGCTACAATCGGAAGATGTATAGAAGCTGGTGCCAATATATTTGTAGCTGGTTCTTATGTTTTCTCTGGAGACTATAAAGAAAGAATAGAAAATTTAAAGAGAGGTTAA
- a CDS encoding MarR family transcriptional regulator, producing MTENINKVNEILEDFYKLFYKTEDMALKRGIKCLTHTELHLIEAIGGESLTMNELSDKIGITMGTATVAVSKLTEKGFITRIRSNSDRRKVYVSLTDKGSKALTYHNNYHKMIMSSITENIADKDLSHFIEIFELILGALQEKTDYFKPLTIVDFAVGEKVSIVEIKGTPIVQKYFAGHGIENFSVVEVMPHSSKEVFVIKSPTGEIVELDILDAKNLIGIKAD from the coding sequence ATGACTGAAAATATTAATAAAGTAAATGAGATATTAGAAGATTTTTATAAACTATTTTATAAAACTGAAGATATGGCTCTTAAAAGAGGTATAAAATGCTTAACTCACACTGAGTTACACCTAATTGAAGCAATTGGTGGAGAATCTCTTACTATGAATGAACTTTCTGATAAGATTGGAATAACTATGGGAACTGCTACTGTGGCTGTATCTAAGCTTACAGAAAAGGGATTTATCACTAGAATCCGTTCAAACTCTGATAGAAGAAAGGTATATGTTTCTTTAACTGACAAGGGAAGTAAAGCTTTAACTTATCACAATAACTATCATAAAATGATTATGTCTAGTATAACTGAAAATATAGCTGATAAAGATCTAAGTCATTTTATTGAGATCTTTGAACTAATTCTTGGTGCTTTACAAGAGAAAACTGATTACTTCAAACCACTTACAATCGTTGATTTTGCTGTTGGTGAAAAAGTATCAATAGTAGAAATAAAAGGAACTCCTATTGTTCAGAAATACTTTGCTGGTCACGGAATTGAAAACTTTAGTGTTGTAGAGGTTATGCCTCACTCATCTAAAGAGGTATTTGTTATAAAATCTCCTACTGGTGAGATTGTTGAATTAGATATTTTAGATGCTAAAAATCTAATTGGTATAAAAGCTGACTAA
- a CDS encoding AMP-binding protein — translation MNFVKDYNKTAIIYDGNKISYREVIEKSKIFSKKVDIGVQDKVIIFMENRPELLYSFLGIWDRRGTCVCLDASFSGEELVYYLNDSDAKYIYTSKNNLEATKSAIALSGKEIEIVVVDEIECNSIEIDEYVLKAPDREDIALMLYTSGTTGNPKGVMLKFDNILVNIEGIDKYKMFLPEDIVLALLPMHHIFPLLGAGVVPLSEGATIIFLKELSSQAMLTAMQEHKVTMMIGVPRLWEMLHKKIMEKINSSKITKSIFKLAEKIDSISIRKRIFKKVHEGFGGSIRFFVSGGSKLDPQISKDFLTLGIQICEGYGMTETAPMIAFTPINEIVPGSAGKILPGVEVKISDDGEILAKGRNVMAGYYKRPEATAETIDKDGWIHTGDLGEMKDGYLYVTGRKKEMIVLSNGKNINPVEIEQWVMANTNLIQEIAIAEVDSVLTAIVYPNFQKIVDEKISNIKETLKWGVIDKYNGKAPNYRKILDIRIVQEELPKTKLGKIRRFMLNSIINKKEEENITIEEPNYVEYKELKTYLEKIKNKKITPMAHLELDLGLDSLDMVELLTYLETNYGIKSEESIIVNNATVEKLALYIKENRGTGNFEELNWKEYLNKAGKINLPASSIAIHIIKAILWLPLTVYVRVKKYGVENIPNDRPVIFAGNHQSFLDAFVFGYATPFKNLMNSYSLAKIKHFNKGHMKFLANHSNVILVDINKNLGEVLQTMAKVLKDGKNIVIFPEGARSRDGKMLEFKKSFAILAKELNVDILPFGIKGAYEAFPSNSKFPKPAKVEIKFFPPISPKDKSYDEIVDETREVLLNWVEK, via the coding sequence GTGAATTTTGTAAAAGATTATAATAAGACAGCTATTATTTATGATGGAAATAAAATTAGCTATAGAGAGGTAATTGAAAAGAGTAAGATTTTTTCAAAAAAGGTGGATATAGGAGTACAAGATAAGGTAATTATCTTTATGGAAAATAGACCTGAGTTACTATATAGTTTTTTAGGAATTTGGGATAGAAGAGGAACTTGTGTATGTTTAGATGCTAGTTTTAGTGGCGAGGAGTTAGTATACTATCTAAATGACTCAGATGCTAAGTATATCTATACTTCAAAAAATAATCTAGAAGCTACTAAGTCAGCTATAGCTTTAAGTGGCAAAGAGATAGAGATAGTGGTTGTAGATGAGATTGAGTGCAATAGCATAGAGATAGATGAGTATGTTCTAAAAGCTCCTGACAGAGAGGATATAGCTCTGATGTTATACACTTCAGGAACAACAGGAAATCCTAAGGGTGTAATGTTAAAATTTGATAATATTTTGGTAAATATAGAGGGAATTGATAAGTATAAGATGTTTTTACCAGAGGATATAGTTTTGGCTCTTTTACCTATGCACCATATATTTCCATTACTAGGGGCTGGAGTTGTACCTCTATCAGAAGGGGCTACTATCATATTTTTAAAAGAATTGTCTTCACAAGCTATGTTGACAGCAATGCAAGAGCATAAGGTAACAATGATGATAGGAGTTCCAAGACTTTGGGAGATGCTACATAAAAAAATTATGGAGAAGATCAACTCTTCAAAAATAACTAAGAGCATCTTTAAATTAGCAGAAAAGATAGATAGTATCTCAATAAGAAAGAGAATATTTAAGAAGGTTCACGAAGGATTTGGTGGAAGTATAAGATTTTTTGTATCTGGAGGTTCAAAACTAGATCCACAAATATCAAAAGATTTTTTAACACTTGGTATTCAAATATGTGAAGGATATGGAATGACTGAGACTGCCCCAATGATTGCTTTTACTCCAATAAATGAGATAGTTCCAGGATCAGCTGGAAAGATACTACCAGGTGTAGAGGTGAAAATTTCAGATGATGGAGAGATACTAGCTAAGGGTAGAAATGTAATGGCAGGTTACTATAAAAGACCTGAAGCAACTGCAGAGACAATAGATAAAGATGGTTGGATACATACTGGAGATCTAGGAGAGATGAAAGATGGATACCTATATGTAACAGGACGTAAAAAAGAGATGATCGTTCTATCAAATGGAAAAAATATCAATCCTGTTGAGATTGAACAATGGGTAATGGCTAATACAAACTTAATACAGGAGATAGCCATAGCTGAGGTTGATTCAGTATTAACTGCTATTGTCTACCCAAATTTCCAAAAAATAGTAGATGAAAAGATTAGTAATATAAAAGAGACATTGAAGTGGGGAGTAATAGACAAATATAATGGGAAAGCTCCAAACTATAGAAAGATACTGGATATAAGAATAGTTCAAGAGGAACTACCAAAAACTAAGTTAGGAAAAATTAGAAGATTTATGTTAAACTCCATAATAAATAAAAAAGAGGAGGAGAATATAACTATTGAAGAACCTAATTATGTAGAGTATAAAGAGTTGAAAACTTATCTTGAAAAGATAAAAAATAAAAAGATAACTCCAATGGCTCATTTGGAATTGGATTTAGGGTTGGATTCACTTGATATGGTAGAGTTACTTACATATTTAGAGACTAACTATGGAATAAAGAGTGAAGAGAGTATAATAGTAAATAATGCAACTGTAGAAAAATTAGCTCTCTATATAAAGGAGAATAGAGGAACAGGAAACTTTGAAGAGCTAAACTGGAAAGAGTATTTGAATAAAGCAGGAAAGATAAATCTTCCAGCTTCGAGTATAGCTATTCACATAATAAAGGCTATATTGTGGCTACCTTTAACTGTCTATGTAAGAGTAAAAAAATATGGTGTTGAGAATATCCCTAATGACAGACCAGTTATTTTTGCTGGAAATCACCAAAGCTTTTTAGATGCTTTTGTATTTGGCTATGCTACACCATTTAAAAACTTGATGAACTCATACTCACTAGCTAAGATAAAGCACTTTAATAAAGGGCATATGAAATTTTTAGCAAACCATTCCAATGTAATATTAGTAGATATAAATAAAAATCTAGGTGAAGTATTACAAACTATGGCAAAAGTGTTAAAAGATGGAAAAAATATAGTTATCTTCCCAGAGGGAGCTAGATCAAGAGATGGAAAGATGTTGGAGTTTAAGAAATCTTTTGCTATTTTAGCTAAAGAGTTGAATGTGGATATATTACCTTTTGGAATAAAAGGAGCTTATGAAGCCTTCCCAAGCAACTCAAAATTCCCTAAACCAGCTAAGGTTGAGATAAAATTCTTCCCTCCTATATCTCCAAAGGATAAAAGTTATGATGAGATAGTAGATGAAACTAGAGAAGTTTTATTAAACTGGGTAGAAAAATAA
- a CDS encoding globin domain-containing protein — MLSQKTIDIIKSTVPVLKERGVEITQVFYKNMLGENPEIKAMFDQDKQKDGSQPKALAMTVLAAAQNIENLGVLMPTVEKIGKTHVNLNVKPEHYPIVGKYLLGAIKEVLGDAATDEILTAWGEAYGVIADIFIKVEADMYNKK; from the coding sequence ATGTTATCACAAAAAACAATAGATATAATAAAATCAACAGTACCTGTATTGAAGGAAAGAGGTGTAGAGATAACTCAAGTTTTCTATAAAAATATGTTGGGAGAGAATCCAGAGATAAAAGCTATGTTTGATCAAGATAAGCAAAAGGATGGATCACAGCCTAAAGCACTGGCTATGACAGTTTTAGCAGCTGCTCAAAACATTGAGAACTTAGGAGTTTTAATGCCTACTGTTGAAAAAATAGGAAAGACACATGTAAATTTAAATGTTAAACCAGAGCATTATCCAATAGTTGGAAAGTATTTGTTAGGTGCAATTAAAGAGGTGTTAGGAGATGCAGCAACAGATGAGATCTTAACAGCTTGGGGAGAAGCTTATGGTGTAATAGCAGATATATTTATTAAAGTTGAAGCTGATATGTATAATAAAAAATAG
- a CDS encoding ATP-binding protein: MEKKNSILKNIEGKGFGKTIWSPIGRAMHTYNMVEEGDRIAVGISGGKDSLTTLNALVRIKKIAQIDFEIIPIHIHPNTDKSSYEKIEKYCNELGLKLQVEPTNLSDLLFGEKEVKNPCFLCGRIRRGILYRIMKEQNINKLALGHHKDDIIETFLMNVFYQGNMKMMKPSYISEEYGVRVIRPLAYVEEKDIIRYVKKQELPVVQSDCPYETSENSKRLRVKNLVKELSLENKDVRSVIFNSIKDMLN, translated from the coding sequence ATGGAAAAAAAGAACTCGATCTTAAAAAATATTGAGGGAAAGGGGTTTGGAAAAACTATCTGGAGTCCAATAGGTAGAGCTATGCATACCTATAATATGGTAGAAGAGGGAGATAGAATAGCAGTTGGAATCTCAGGAGGAAAGGATAGCTTGACCACTTTAAATGCTCTAGTGAGAATAAAGAAGATAGCTCAGATAGATTTTGAGATAATTCCGATACACATACATCCAAATACTGATAAATCATCTTATGAAAAAATTGAAAAGTACTGTAATGAGCTTGGGCTTAAATTACAGGTAGAGCCTACTAATCTAAGTGATCTACTATTTGGAGAAAAGGAGGTAAAAAATCCTTGCTTTTTATGTGGAAGAATTAGAAGAGGAATACTATATAGAATAATGAAGGAGCAAAATATTAATAAACTTGCTTTAGGGCACCATAAAGATGATATAATTGAAACTTTTTTGATGAATGTATTCTATCAAGGTAATATGAAGATGATGAAACCTAGTTATATTTCAGAGGAGTATGGGGTAAGAGTCATTAGACCATTAGCATATGTTGAGGAAAAAGATATAATAAGATATGTAAAAAAACAGGAATTACCAGTTGTACAATCTGATTGCCCATATGAAACTAGTGAAAACTCAAAGAGGTTGAGAGTTAAAAACCTAGTTAAAGAGTTATCGTTAGAGAACAAAGATGTTAGAAGTGTAATATTTAATAGTATAAAAGATATGTTAAACTAA
- a CDS encoding NFACT family protein: protein MFYIDGVSLNKIKDELKNNLTGKKINKITKNTETSLSIYFGKMELVFSCNPNFPICYITNSKEGVLESSAGLAANMKKHLLNAMLTDIVQLGFDRILNFKFSKINELGEIKNYNIYFEIMGKYSNFIFTDENDKIIDLLKRFSLEENRLRALFPGISYEQPIIEKKISPLELDEKRFVEFSENGTLLKSVEGVGKVLLQSLNSFQDFKDILNSNLAPKIFLNSKRIVLATVLNITPKSKYDEVLEFESFREIINYYISSENLSSSFDSLKSQLMDNIIKRVKKDEKILKVLAKEKEDKIDYEKYKEQGDILASCIYSVKKGMSSVDAYDFYNDTMIKIPLEPQHTPQENLEKIYKKYNKLKRGLEANSRRVVEVSQDLDYLNSIKLFIETSNDINNLRLIHEELISQGYLKQSNKKGKSKKQSREIGYGVVEGENYKILYGRNNIENDNLTFKVADKNDIWLHSKNIPGSHVIIKCEELTDDILFRGAEIAAFYSKGFTGDKISVDYTQKRYINKPKGGKPGFVTYINEKNILVVKPEKLSD from the coding sequence ATGTTTTATATTGATGGAGTATCTTTAAATAAGATAAAAGATGAACTAAAAAATAATCTTACTGGAAAAAAAATCAATAAAATTACAAAAAATACAGAGACTTCTCTATCAATATACTTTGGTAAAATGGAGCTTGTATTTTCATGTAATCCAAATTTTCCAATATGTTACATTACAAATTCAAAAGAGGGAGTTCTTGAAAGTAGTGCTGGTTTGGCAGCCAATATGAAGAAACACCTTCTCAATGCTATGCTAACTGATATCGTTCAATTGGGATTTGATAGAATACTTAATTTTAAGTTTTCTAAAATAAATGAACTTGGTGAGATCAAAAACTATAATATATATTTTGAAATTATGGGAAAATACTCAAACTTTATCTTTACAGATGAAAATGATAAGATAATTGATCTTCTTAAAAGATTCTCTCTTGAAGAGAACAGATTGAGAGCACTGTTCCCAGGCATCAGTTATGAACAACCAATTATTGAGAAAAAAATATCTCCTCTTGAACTAGATGAAAAAAGATTTGTAGAGTTTTCAGAAAATGGAACTCTTTTAAAGAGTGTAGAGGGTGTTGGAAAAGTTCTTTTACAAAGTCTCAACAGCTTTCAAGATTTTAAAGATATTTTAAATAGTAACTTAGCTCCAAAAATATTTTTAAATAGTAAAAGAATTGTCCTAGCTACTGTTCTTAATATCACTCCAAAATCTAAATATGATGAGGTTTTAGAGTTTGAATCATTCAGAGAGATCATCAACTACTACATCTCTTCTGAAAATCTTTCAAGTAGTTTTGATTCTTTAAAAAGTCAACTTATGGATAATATCATAAAGAGAGTTAAAAAGGATGAGAAAATACTTAAAGTACTAGCTAAAGAGAAAGAGGATAAGATCGATTATGAAAAATATAAGGAGCAAGGAGATATTCTAGCTTCTTGTATATACTCTGTAAAAAAAGGTATGTCTTCAGTAGATGCTTATGATTTCTATAACGATACTATGATAAAGATACCTCTAGAGCCACAACACACACCTCAAGAGAATCTTGAAAAAATCTATAAAAAATATAATAAATTAAAAAGAGGACTTGAAGCTAACTCTAGAAGAGTAGTTGAGGTTTCTCAAGATTTAGATTATCTAAACAGTATCAAACTTTTTATTGAAACAAGTAACGATATTAATAATTTAAGATTGATACATGAGGAGCTTATATCTCAAGGATATTTAAAACAAAGTAATAAAAAAGGAAAATCTAAAAAACAGAGTAGAGAGATTGGTTATGGAGTAGTTGAAGGTGAAAACTACAAAATTTTATATGGTAGAAACAATATAGAAAATGACAATCTGACTTTTAAAGTCGCTGATAAAAATGACATCTGGTTACATAGTAAAAATATTCCAGGTTCTCATGTCATTATAAAGTGTGAAGAGTTAACTGATGATATACTTTTTAGAGGGGCAGAGATTGCTGCTTTTTATAGTAAGGGCTTCACTGGAGATAAGATAAGTGTTGACTATACTCAAAAAAGATATATCAATAAACCAAAGGGTGGTAAACCCGGTTTTGTTACCTATATCAATGAAAAAAATATCCTTGTTGTAAAACCTGAAAAACTATCAGATTAA
- a CDS encoding response regulator transcription factor produces MNILIIQRDERQGEYIAKGLKESGYSADYTCNYEEAQHFFSIASYDFIIADTIISDISGIEFCKYIRGIDKRIGMIFVSSDTDIETKIGVLNSGADDYIVKPFLFVELLARIRAVVRRSSDRTGDSQDNILVVKDLSLNCLTREVKRGNKTIELTTREYILLEYFMRNRNIVLTRTMIKEKIWGIDFISDTNIVDVYITHLRNKIDKNFEEKLFHTVRGAGYVLR; encoded by the coding sequence ATGAATATCCTAATTATTCAACGAGATGAGAGACAGGGAGAGTATATAGCAAAAGGTTTGAAGGAATCAGGGTATAGTGCAGATTATACTTGTAATTATGAGGAGGCACAACACTTTTTTTCAATAGCAAGTTATGATTTTATTATAGCTGATACTATTATTTCAGATATCTCAGGAATTGAGTTTTGTAAGTATATAAGAGGTATAGATAAAAGAATTGGAATGATATTTGTATCTAGTGATACAGATATAGAGACTAAGATAGGAGTATTAAATAGCGGAGCTGATGATTATATAGTCAAACCATTTCTTTTTGTTGAGCTACTTGCAAGAATAAGAGCAGTTGTGAGAAGAAGTTCTGACAGAACAGGAGATTCTCAAGATAATATTTTAGTTGTAAAAGACTTATCTCTAAATTGTTTAACTAGAGAGGTTAAAAGAGGGAATAAAACAATTGAGTTGACAACCAGAGAGTATATATTACTAGAGTATTTTATGAGAAATAGGAATATAGTTTTGACTCGTACTATGATAAAGGAGAAGATTTGGGGGATAGATTTTATATCAGATACAAATATAGTAGATGTATATATAACTCACCTAAGAAATAAAATTGATAAAAATTTTGAAGAGAAACTTTTTCATACAGTTCGAGGAGCTGGCTATGTATTAAGGTGA
- a CDS encoding ATP-binding protein, whose protein sequence is MSNKGELVLESIRTTYRKKIWSKFIKGIKDFNLIEDGDKIAVGVSGGKDSLLLCKLFQELKKDRSKNFEVAFISMNPGFGSMDMEQFKKNLEELDIPCEIFDANVWEVAFREDPDNPCFLCAKMRRGVLYNKVEELGYNKLALGHHFDDVVETAMINMFYAGTVKTMIPKVSSTSGKMAVIRPLVYIKEKDIISYTQRNEIKAMSCGCPIESGKVDSKRREIKNLLAELEKTNSNVKQSIFNSLKNINIDYVMGYTKGNKNKGEI, encoded by the coding sequence ATGAGTAATAAAGGAGAATTAGTTTTAGAAAGTATTAGAACGACATATAGAAAGAAAATATGGAGTAAATTTATAAAGGGAATAAAAGATTTTAATTTGATAGAAGATGGGGATAAGATAGCAGTTGGTGTGTCAGGAGGAAAAGATAGTCTACTATTATGTAAGTTATTTCAAGAGTTAAAAAAAGATAGAAGTAAGAATTTTGAGGTAGCATTTATCTCTATGAATCCAGGATTTGGTTCTATGGATATGGAACAATTTAAAAAAAATCTAGAGGAGCTTGATATTCCTTGTGAAATATTTGATGCAAATGTGTGGGAGGTAGCTTTTAGAGAGGATCCAGATAATCCTTGTTTCCTATGTGCTAAGATGAGAAGAGGTGTACTTTATAACAAGGTTGAAGAGTTAGGATATAATAAATTAGCTTTAGGACACCATTTTGATGATGTTGTAGAGACAGCTATGATAAATATGTTTTATGCAGGAACAGTGAAAACTATGATACCTAAGGTTAGCTCTACAAGTGGAAAAATGGCTGTAATTAGACCTCTTGTCTATATTAAAGAGAAGGATATAATCTCATATACTCAAAGAAACGAGATAAAGGCAATGAGTTGTGGATGTCCAATTGAATCTGGAAAAGTGGACTCAAAAAGAAGAGAGATAAAAAACCTATTAGCAGAGTTAGAGAAGACAAACTCAAATGTAAAACAGAGTATTTTTAATTCGTTGAAAAATATAAATATAGATTATGTAATGGGATATACTAAAGGAAATAAAAATAAGGGTGAGATATAG